The Ornithinimicrobium faecis genome includes a window with the following:
- a CDS encoding helix-turn-helix transcriptional regulator, with translation MDNDVRALRLAASLSQRELGEALSVSRQTVNSIETGRYDPSLPLAIAIARHFHRTVEEIFHVDN, from the coding sequence ATGGACAACGACGTGCGCGCCCTGCGGCTTGCCGCCAGCCTGTCGCAACGTGAGCTGGGTGAGGCACTGAGCGTGTCGCGGCAGACCGTGAACTCGATCGAGACCGGTCGCTACGACCCGTCCCTGCCGCTGGCGATCGCCATCGCCCGGCACTTCCACCGCACCGTTGAGGAGATCTTCCATGTCGACAACTGA